The sequence below is a genomic window from Terriglobia bacterium.
TGCAAGCGACCGCGACCTCCACCTTGCGGCCTCGCACTACCAGCAGTCCCCAGCCGGAGGGCAGTTCGGTGGCGGCGATCAGCCCCGCCGGCGCCATGTAGAAGCGCTCGCAGCCCAGCGCGCCTTGCGGGTCCAGGCGCCACGGCTTGCCGCGGTCGGCGAGGAAGTCGGCGCGCGAGATCTTGCACTCCACCAGCACCGAGCGGCAGCTAGCACCCCGTCGTGCGCGGCGCACGCCGGGGACCCCGCGCGAAACACCCTTCCAGCCGATCACATCGGGAACTTCGCCCGTGCAGCAGGCCTGCTCGGAAAGAATGATCCCGCAGCGATAGTTTGTGCGCAGCCAGCGGACAGCCAGTTCGACCAGGGCCTGGTGGGTCATGGTTCCACTGTGTTCCCCGATAGGGGCAGATGACAAGTAACCACCGAGACACAGAGGTCACCGAGGCTCACTGAGAGAACTCACAAAAAAACAACTCGGTGTCCTCGGCGTCTAGGTGGTGAAAGAACTTTGGATTGTGGCTTATTCTCGGTGCCCCTCGGTGGTCTCGGTGTCTCGGTGGTGAAGAAAAGCGCAGAAGAAAGAACGCGATCGAGCGCAAGCGCGCTCCAACTCACAATTCGGACCTGCTGAAACTGAAACCGAAACTTGAAACTAGCTCTTCGCCTTCGCCTTTAGCCGCACCTGGCCTTTCTGGACCTCGACCGAGTATTCCACCCCGGGGCAGCCGGATTCGCCGCGAATCTGCTCGGTCTTCTTCTTCACGAAGGCTTTGAACGCATCGAAGCTGTTGGGGTCCGCCGGCTGTCCCGCCTTCTTCTTTGCCTCCATCATGGCGTCGAAAAGCGACTTGACCGCCGCGTGGTCGGTCTCGACGTCGGAGCAGTGAATCTTGAAGGGCTGCACGGCGGCGCCGGCTTCCAGCGCCGCGGCGGCAGCCTGCTCTTCCTCGCGCCGCATGCCCGAAATCCCGAGCACCGCGTCCTGCGGCCGCCGGTAGCCCTCTTCCTTGATCTTCATCTTCTGGCGCCACAGGTCGCTGAACAGCGCATAGCGCTGCGCGATGCCGTTGTACTTGAAGCGCTGCGGAAAACTGAGCTTCGCAGAGTCGCTGAACTTCCGGAGGAGGTTTTGCACGCGCCACTCGGTGTCGGAGGGCGGTTTCTTGGAGCCGCCGCCGAAAAAGATGTCGTACTCGATCTTCAGCCGACGCACGCTCTCTTCCAGAACGTTCAGTTCCTCGTCGACAGTCAAGTTGCTCTCCTGCGTTGATGGCTGGCCACGCGGCGGGAATATACCACTTCTGATTTGCGTTTTGCGATTGCTGATCAGGTGCGCAGCGCGCGATTCCGCTGCCGCCGCAACTCCGCAACGCAGCGTAAGCAGGAGCAAGGTCCACCGACGCAGCCGGCAGTCCGTATCCCCCCAGAAACGGACTGCCGGCCACGGCCTGCCGGCAACGAGCTGCCGGTTCATGGTTACCGCGTCGCGAACGCCTGCTCGGTCCGCTTCGTTTTTTCGATCTTCCGCAGTTCGTGGCCCAGGTAAACCTGCCGCGGACGTGCGATCTTCTGCTCCTTGTCCTCCAGCAACTCCTGCCACTGCGCCAGCCAGCCGGCCATGCGCGGGATGGCGAACAGCACGGTGAACATCTCGGGTCTGAAGCCCATCGCCTGGTAAATGATCCCGCTGTAGAAATCCACGTTGGGATAGAGCTTGCGGGTAATGAAGTACTCGTCCTCGAGCGCGACTTTCTCCAGTGCGATGGCGATGTCGAGCTTGGCGTTGCGGCCGGTGATCTTGAACACATCCTCGGCGGTCTGCTTGATGATGCGCGCGCGGGGATCGTAGTTCTTGTACACGCGGTGCCCGAAGCCCATCAGCTTGCCCTTGCCCTCCTTGATGCGCTTCACGTACTCGGGGATGTTCTTGACGTCGCCGATCTCGTCCAGCATGCGCAGCACGGCTTCGTTGGCGCCGCCGTGCAGCGGACCGGCCAGCGCCGACGCCGCGCCCGCCGCCGACAGGTAGGGATCGGCCTGCGAGCTGCCCACCGAGCGCATCGCGTTGGCGGAGCAGTTCTGCTCGTGATCGGCGTGCAGGATGAAGAGCACGTCGAGCGCCCGCGCCATCACCGGATTGGCCACGTACTTCGGCTCCACCATCTTCCACAGCATGTTCATGAAATTCTCGGGGAAGCTGAGGTCGTTGTCGGGATAGACGAAGGGATATCCGAGGCTGTGCCGGTACGAATACGCCGCAATCGTCGGAATCTTGGCGATCAGGCGGATGATCTGGTGCTGCCGGCATTCCGCATCGGCGATGTTCTTGGCCTCCGGGTAGATGGTGGAGAGCGCCGCCAGCGTGCTCACCAGGATGCCCATGGGGTGCGCGTCGTGGCGGAAGCTCTTCATGAACTGTTTGGTGTTTTCGTGCAGCATGGTGTGGTGCGTGATCTGCTTCACCCACTCGTGCCTTTGTTCGGGTGTGGGCAATTCGCCGTTGAGCAGCAGGTACGCAACTTCCAGGTAGGTGCAGTTCTCCGCCAGGTCCTCGATGTTGTACCCGCGGTAGCGCAGAATGCCTTTGTCGCCGTCAATGAAAGTGATCTTGCTGCGGCACGATGCCGTGTTCATGAAGGCTGGGTCGTATCCCATCAGGCCGAAGTCATTGGGATCGGTCTTGATCTGCCGCAGGTCCATGGTACGGATGGTGCCGTTTTCAATCGGCACGGTGTACGTCCGGTTGGTCCGATTGTCGACGATGGTGAGCGTGTCGTTGGCCATGAATTCCTCCTCGGCGTACGCCCGGCTGAGGTCCTCGGCGCACGCCGGTCTTGCGCGTGCTGGGGTGGAGGCCGGTTACCGGCGGTGCCGGAACAATTGAGTGCAGCCCGCCAAATTAGTCCTTTTTGGGGCCGTTGGCTAGCGTCGGATTCACCCGCCCCTGTGTTTCGTTCAAATTTTGGCTTGGAACGTTGGCCCGCCGTCAAGACCGCCTGGGCTGGTGAATCCGAACCCTTGGCGGCGCATTCTGTTCGTCAGGAATTCCTTTCGGTGTACATTGGACCGCAGATGGTGTGTTGCATTTCCCAAGTTGGCATTCGCAACCCAAGCGCATGATCGTCGGTACCGGCATTGACATCGCCGAAGTCCCCAGAATCGCTGCCGCTATCGAGCGTTTCGGCGGCCGCTTCCTGCGCCGCATCTTCACCGAAGAGGAAATCCGCTACTGCGACTCCAAGGCCAACCGCATGGAAAGATACGCGGCGCGTTTTGCGGCCAAGGAAGCCGCGCTCAAGGCCATCGGCACCGGCTGGAAACACGGCGTGGCATGGACTGATGTCGAGGTCCGGCGCGAGCCCGGCGGGCGCCCCACCATCGCCTTCACCGGCAAGGCCGCTGAATTCGCCGCGCGCCTTGGCGTCACGCGAGCCTCACTGTCGCTGTCGCACACCAAGGATCAGGCGATTGCGTCCGTGATATTGGAAGATTCGTAGCCGGCAGTCCGTAGCCGGTAGTCCGCTTCCTGAGCCGGGCTACTGCCTACCGACTACGGGCTACGCCTGGAGAATTCATTGTCCGAATCCGTGCTTGTAGTCCAGCCCGCGTCCCAACTCGCGCCCCAAGCCGATCGTCGCACCCATCTCGCCGGCGTGCTCATGATGAGCTTTGCCAGCCTCTTGCTGGAACTGGCGCTCACCCGCCTCTTCTCCGTGATCCTCTTCTACCACTTCGCCTTTCTGGCGATCTCGATTGCCCTTCTCGGCCTGGGCGCCGGCGGGGTGGTTGCCTACCTCGAACGGATCCGGCTGGCGCGCTGGGACACGCGCACCTTGGGCTCGCGCCTGGCCGCCGCCAACGCCGTGCTGCTGCTGGTCGTCCTGGAGGTTGATCTGCACGCCCCGGTTTCGGTCGCGTTCGACTTGACGCCCGAGGTAATGCTGCGGCTGGCGCTGATGTACATCGTGTCCGCGCTGCCGTTTTTCTGTACCGGGCTGTTGTTTTCGGTTGTATTCGCGCGCGAAACCCGCGGCATCACCGAACTCTACGCCGCCGACCTCACCGGCGGCGCGCTCGCCTGCCTCGCCATCGTGCCCTTGCTGAACTTTGCCGGCGGGCCGAACTCGATCCTGGTCGCGGTGATCGCCTCCGCGGCAGCCTCCGCTATCTGGGCGCGCACGCCCCGGTCGCGTCGCTTTGCCCTGGTGCTGACGGCCGCTTTCGCCCTGCTCACCGCGGCCAACTATTCCGGCAAACTCATCGAT
It includes:
- a CDS encoding citrate synthase; this translates as MANDTLTIVDNRTNRTYTVPIENGTIRTMDLRQIKTDPNDFGLMGYDPAFMNTASCRSKITFIDGDKGILRYRGYNIEDLAENCTYLEVAYLLLNGELPTPEQRHEWVKQITHHTMLHENTKQFMKSFRHDAHPMGILVSTLAALSTIYPEAKNIADAECRQHQIIRLIAKIPTIAAYSYRHSLGYPFVYPDNDLSFPENFMNMLWKMVEPKYVANPVMARALDVLFILHADHEQNCSANAMRSVGSSQADPYLSAAGAASALAGPLHGGANEAVLRMLDEIGDVKNIPEYVKRIKEGKGKLMGFGHRVYKNYDPRARIIKQTAEDVFKITGRNAKLDIAIALEKVALEDEYFITRKLYPNVDFYSGIIYQAMGFRPEMFTVLFAIPRMAGWLAQWQELLEDKEQKIARPRQVYLGHELRKIEKTKRTEQAFATR
- a CDS encoding holo-[acyl-carrier-protein] synthase, with protein sequence MIVGTGIDIAEVPRIAAAIERFGGRFLRRIFTEEEIRYCDSKANRMERYAARFAAKEAALKAIGTGWKHGVAWTDVEVRREPGGRPTIAFTGKAAEFAARLGVTRASLSLSHTKDQAIASVILEDS